The following are encoded together in the Vespa velutina chromosome 3, iVesVel2.1, whole genome shotgun sequence genome:
- the LOC124947666 gene encoding odorant receptor 13a-like encodes MYLGRCNASKVSYVDYASGWNQKIMKFMGIWPEERGFSDVSNYKVLLTIGFMFLFITLPQTTNLYFIWGDFELIVENLSVANMTTTIAILKTTAFWSNGRTMKELLSHMENDRREAKAEENIRKMMRIADISRMITAGSIIMCNFLVFTYVTLRTLLLPYTGRTLYYRAYFPYDTEIFPNFELTLIGQITAEFYAANSYTAVDTFMAMLMLHVCGQFSSLRKKLTQLCSESNKNLRIDLARIVEKYDTLNRYAETIEDRFNGMLLMQMLGCTVQLCVQSYQATSALVDDDQGLLLVQLFFFLIYTTYVMLHIYLYCYVGEKLFSEGTKMSYALYDCNWYNLPPKEAKCLIIIICRAQTSSRITAGKFCSFNHKLFGNILKTSMGYLSVLYAMKTKDIN; translated from the exons ATGTATCTCGGTCGATGTAATGCAAGCAAAGTTTCCTACGTGGATTACGCTAGCGGCTGGaatcaaaaaattatgaagTTCATGGGGATTTGGCCGGAGGAAAGAGGATTCTCCGATGTATCCAACTACAAAGTGTTACTCACGATTGGTTTTATGTTTCTATTCATTACCCTACCACAAACAACGAATCTCTACTTCATTTGGGGTGATTTCGAATTGATCGTAGAGAATTTATCGGTAGCAAACATGACTACAACAATCGCTATATTAAAAACCACAGCTTTTTGGTCCAACGGGAGAA CTATGAAAGAACTTCTATCGCACATGGAAAATGATCGAAGAGAAGCTAAAGCCGAGGAGAACATAAGGAAAATGATGAGAATCGCTGATATCAGCAGGATGATAACAGCTGGAAGTATCATAATGTGCAACTTTCTTGTCTTTACTTATGTGACGTTAAGAACCCTTTTGCTACCGTATACAGGACGGACTTTGTATTATCGTGCTTATTTCCCATATGACACCGAAATCTTTCCAAATTTCGAACTAACCCTGATTGGCCAAATTACAGCCGAATTTTATGCAGCCAATAGTTACACAGCTGTCGATACTTTCATGGCAATGTTGATGTTACACGTGTGCGGACAATTTTCAAGTCTCAGAAAAAAATTGACCCAATTGTGTTCGGAAAGTAACAAAAATCTTCGAATTGATCTAGCAAGGATTGTGGAGAAGTATGATACGCTTAACAg ATATGCTGAAACAATCGAAGATCGATTTAACGGTATGTTGCTTATGCAAATGCTTGGGTGTACAGTGCAACTATGCGTTCAATCCTATCAAGCAACttcg GCCCTTGTGGATGACGATCAAGGTCTCCTGTTAGtccaattattctttttccttatatacACAACGTACGTCATGCttcatatctatctatattgtTACGTCGGTGAGAAACTCTTTTCTGAG GGAACGAAAATGTCTTATGCTTTGTACGATTGCAACTGGTACAATCTACCCCCAAAGGAAGCTAAAtgtcttataataataatatgtcgaGCACAAACATCATCGCGTATTACTGCAGGAAAATTTTGTTCATTCAATCATAAGCTTTTCGGCAAT ATTCTAAAAACATCGATGGGTTATTTGTCCGTTTTATATGCAATGAAAAccaaagatattaattaa